A genomic window from Halorubrum lacusprofundi ATCC 49239 includes:
- a CDS encoding DUF7537 family lipoprotein, which yields MVRRIRGPLPAITLALVILLAGCSGLPATDQQEPTPEPTVENFSYPSGWSQEEIADLSVALQTHDETVNNTSRRSRLSITDEDSNRTTVRTVDTDAGTASVRWSDTLFGSDVHYYFSAEGVFEYDRTTGELNRNPDENWTQARVASHERLQLQRPLLELDVNATETVTVEGTTAVRYNVTGIRDPIRVPANNATGHVVVTETGYIAEFNITRGNDEFSRQTRYGVSEFGNATVARPAWMPEE from the coding sequence ATGGTCCGCCGGATCCGAGGCCCCCTCCCCGCGATAACGCTGGCCCTTGTCATCCTCTTGGCTGGCTGTTCTGGGTTGCCTGCCACAGACCAACAGGAACCGACCCCCGAACCGACAGTGGAGAATTTTTCGTATCCATCGGGGTGGTCACAGGAGGAGATCGCAGATCTCTCCGTTGCGCTGCAAACGCACGATGAGACAGTGAACAACACCTCCCGCAGAAGTCGGTTGAGCATAACCGACGAGGACAGCAATCGCACGACAGTGAGAACGGTAGACACCGATGCCGGCACCGCCTCAGTGCGATGGAGCGATACGCTATTCGGTAGTGACGTTCACTACTACTTCAGCGCCGAGGGCGTGTTCGAGTACGATCGAACGACGGGAGAGCTGAATCGGAATCCCGACGAAAATTGGACACAAGCTCGCGTCGCCTCGCACGAGCGGTTGCAGCTGCAACGACCCCTGTTGGAACTCGATGTAAACGCGACTGAGACGGTCACCGTTGAGGGGACGACAGCTGTCAGGTACAACGTGACCGGCATCAGAGACCCCATCCGCGTTCCAGCCAATAACGCGACCGGGCACGTCGTCGTTACTGAGACGGGATACATCGCGGAATTCAACATCACGAGAGGAAACGACGAGTTCTCCCGGCAGACGAGATACGGCGTTTCTGAGTTCGGAAACGCGACGGTGGCCCGGCCAGCGTGGATGCCCGAGGAGTAG
- a CDS encoding DUF2209 family protein, translated as MSGRHEEAGEYLMVAAAVHARIDATRIRSVEGVGFAAVRGGPTLDATVALTAEAVGNLPEPPDGPIVAEGGEFYEEPAGRVGLSFQPEFKYVESIGERETVQAAHHAAYAARDLLL; from the coding sequence ATCAGCGGCCGCCACGAGGAGGCGGGTGAGTACCTGATGGTCGCGGCCGCGGTCCACGCGCGGATCGACGCAACCCGAATCCGATCGGTCGAGGGGGTGGGCTTCGCCGCCGTGCGCGGAGGGCCGACCCTCGATGCGACCGTCGCACTCACGGCCGAGGCGGTCGGGAACCTCCCGGAGCCGCCGGACGGACCGATCGTCGCGGAGGGCGGTGAGTTCTACGAGGAGCCGGCCGGGCGAGTGGGACTGAGCTTCCAACCCGAGTTTAAATACGTCGAGAGCATAGGGGAACGCGAAACAGTGCAGGCAGCACACCACGCCGCGTACGCCGCTCGCGATCTCCTGTTATGA
- the hflX gene encoding GTPase HflX, which translates to MTGSVEGRDTDTEPTAAERRAVVAKRVESGSADLTEITQLAAAAGYDVVGELTQTRTEDAAFMFGEGKVAELRDLVRRTDANAVIIDNDVGPYQTFNIGGELPEGVEVIDRFALILEIFGQRANTRKAQLQVELAELRYELPRAEAKASLAKRDERPGFMGLGEYDESVERDIKRQISEIRDELASIAEKEEARREQRRDSGFDLVALAGYTNAGKSTLMRRLAAEIDVDENAERHPDLDTTAESQDMLFTTLGTTTRRAEMEKRDVLLTDTVGFIADLPHWLVESFESTLDSVYRADLVLLVVDASEPVETMREKLVTSHDTLYERNEAPVVTVFNKVDRLAPGELADKRAALSGVAPDPVAVSAKTSAGVAELRDRVEAELPDWERERLVLPLSDDAMSLVSWIHDHGHVEAETYADDQVTLDFEAKPSIVARARSKAAGLAPAGST; encoded by the coding sequence ATGACCGGGAGCGTCGAGGGGCGGGACACCGACACCGAGCCGACCGCCGCCGAGCGGCGCGCGGTCGTCGCCAAGCGCGTCGAGTCCGGATCCGCGGACTTGACGGAGATCACCCAACTCGCGGCCGCCGCGGGCTACGACGTGGTCGGCGAACTCACCCAGACTCGCACCGAGGACGCCGCGTTCATGTTCGGAGAAGGGAAGGTCGCGGAGCTCCGCGATCTGGTCCGCCGGACCGACGCCAACGCCGTGATCATCGACAACGACGTTGGGCCGTACCAGACGTTCAACATCGGCGGCGAGCTTCCCGAGGGCGTCGAGGTGATCGACCGGTTCGCGCTCATCCTCGAGATATTCGGACAGCGCGCCAACACCCGGAAGGCCCAGCTCCAAGTCGAACTCGCGGAGCTGCGGTACGAACTCCCGCGCGCCGAGGCGAAGGCGAGCCTCGCGAAGCGCGACGAGCGGCCCGGGTTCATGGGACTCGGCGAGTACGACGAGAGCGTCGAGCGCGACATCAAACGCCAGATATCGGAGATCCGCGACGAGCTGGCGTCGATCGCGGAGAAGGAGGAGGCGCGCCGCGAACAGCGCCGCGACTCAGGGTTCGATCTGGTCGCGCTCGCGGGCTACACCAACGCCGGCAAGTCGACGCTGATGCGGCGGCTCGCCGCCGAGATTGACGTCGACGAGAACGCCGAGCGCCACCCCGACCTCGACACGACCGCCGAGTCCCAAGACATGCTGTTCACCACTCTCGGGACGACCACCCGCCGGGCAGAGATGGAAAAGCGCGATGTCCTCCTCACCGACACGGTCGGATTCATCGCTGATCTCCCCCACTGGCTGGTGGAGTCGTTCGAGTCGACGCTCGATTCGGTGTACCGCGCCGACCTTGTACTACTCGTCGTCGACGCCAGCGAGCCCGTCGAAACAATGCGCGAGAAGCTCGTTACGAGCCACGACACCCTCTACGAGCGCAACGAGGCGCCGGTCGTCACCGTGTTCAACAAGGTCGACCGGCTGGCGCCGGGCGAGCTGGCGGACAAGCGCGCCGCGCTCTCGGGTGTCGCGCCAGATCCCGTCGCCGTTTCGGCAAAAACGAGCGCCGGCGTCGCGGAGCTCCGCGACCGCGTCGAGGCGGAGCTACCGGACTGGGAGCGCGAGCGGCTCGTCCTCCCCCTCTCCGACGACGCGATGAGCCTCGTCTCGTGGATCCACGACCACGGCCACGTCGAGGCGGAGACGTACGCGGACGATCAAGTCACCCTCGACTTCGAGGCGAAGCCGTCGATCGTGGCGCGCGCTCGGTCGAAAGCGGCCGGGCTCGCGCCCGCAGGGTCGACGTAG
- the acs gene encoding acetate--CoA ligase has product MDYAGVDGRRTNGLEDGDDAVEPPAGFSDRAVASDAGLYEAFAEEGPEAWRRAADLLDWERPSETVLDDSDPPFYEWFPDGRLNAAANCVDRHLDERRNQLAIRWFGKRGERRSYTYLDLHREVNALAAGLRDLGVEEDDVVTLYLPMVPELPIAMLACARIGAPHNVVFAGLSAEALATRIDAADSEYLVTCDGYYRREDAFNQKSKADNARLRADVDLSETVVVDRLGDALDVPLGDDEHEYEAIVDAHDGETVEPVARDATDLLFVMYTSGTTGRPKGVEHATGGYLSHVAWTTRNVLDVRPDDTYWCAADIGWITGHSYGVYGPLSVGTTTLLYEGSPDYPDRDRVWDLIERNAVSVFYTSPTAIRSFMKWGAEYPEAHDLSSIRLLGTVGESITPKAWHWYRKHVGGGEAPIVDTWWQTETGAISLATLPGITPMKPGKVGPPLPGIDARVVDEDGDPVEPGEPGYLTIAAPWPGMLRGLREGDERYRREYWLEGDDGWRYRTGDGATVDEDGYVTILGRVDDVINVRTHRFNTAELESAIVGADGVTEAAVVGDDDGKIVAYVTTRGDIDPDESLRETIGERLAQAVGDVARPDRIVFTPDLPKTRSGKIMRRLLEDIARGDEFGDVSALRNPEVVGEIESAVREE; this is encoded by the coding sequence ATGGATTACGCCGGAGTTGACGGCCGGCGGACGAACGGGCTCGAAGACGGCGACGACGCCGTCGAGCCGCCGGCCGGGTTCAGCGATCGGGCCGTCGCCAGCGACGCGGGACTGTACGAGGCCTTCGCCGAGGAAGGACCTGAGGCGTGGCGCCGCGCCGCCGACCTGCTCGACTGGGAGCGTCCCTCCGAGACCGTCCTCGACGACAGCGATCCGCCCTTCTACGAGTGGTTTCCGGACGGGCGGCTCAACGCCGCGGCCAACTGCGTCGACCGCCACCTCGACGAGCGCCGGAACCAGCTCGCGATCCGCTGGTTCGGCAAGCGCGGAGAGCGCCGGTCGTACACCTATCTCGACCTCCACCGCGAAGTGAACGCGCTCGCGGCCGGCCTCCGCGATCTGGGGGTCGAAGAGGACGACGTGGTGACGCTGTACCTCCCGATGGTTCCCGAACTGCCGATCGCGATGCTGGCGTGTGCCCGGATCGGGGCGCCTCATAACGTCGTCTTCGCGGGGCTGTCGGCGGAGGCGCTCGCGACCCGGATCGACGCCGCCGACTCGGAGTACCTCGTCACCTGCGACGGCTACTATCGCCGTGAGGACGCGTTCAACCAGAAGTCGAAGGCGGACAACGCCCGACTCCGGGCCGACGTCGACCTGTCCGAGACGGTGGTCGTCGACCGGCTCGGCGACGCGCTCGACGTGCCGCTGGGCGACGACGAACACGAGTACGAGGCGATCGTGGACGCACACGACGGAGAGACCGTCGAGCCGGTCGCGCGCGACGCCACCGACCTCCTCTTCGTGATGTACACCTCCGGGACCACGGGTCGTCCGAAAGGCGTCGAGCACGCGACCGGGGGGTACCTCTCGCACGTCGCGTGGACGACCCGGAACGTGCTCGACGTGCGCCCCGACGACACCTACTGGTGTGCGGCCGACATCGGCTGGATCACGGGGCACTCCTACGGCGTGTACGGTCCCCTCTCCGTCGGGACCACGACCCTCCTCTACGAGGGGTCACCCGACTACCCCGACCGCGACCGCGTGTGGGACCTGATCGAGCGCAACGCCGTCAGCGTCTTTTACACCTCGCCGACCGCGATTCGCTCGTTTATGAAGTGGGGCGCGGAGTACCCCGAGGCCCACGACCTGTCGTCGATCCGCCTGTTGGGGACCGTCGGCGAGTCGATCACTCCGAAGGCGTGGCACTGGTACCGCAAGCACGTCGGCGGAGGCGAGGCGCCGATCGTCGACACGTGGTGGCAGACCGAGACGGGCGCCATCTCCCTCGCGACCCTGCCGGGGATCACGCCGATGAAACCCGGCAAGGTCGGCCCGCCGCTGCCGGGGATCGACGCGCGCGTCGTCGACGAGGACGGCGATCCGGTCGAGCCCGGCGAGCCGGGGTACCTCACGATCGCCGCTCCGTGGCCCGGCATGCTCCGCGGGCTCCGCGAGGGCGACGAGCGGTACCGCCGGGAGTACTGGCTGGAGGGCGACGACGGGTGGCGGTACCGCACCGGCGACGGCGCCACCGTCGACGAGGACGGCTACGTGACGATCCTCGGCCGCGTCGACGACGTGATCAACGTCCGGACGCACCGATTCAACACCGCGGAGCTGGAGTCAGCCATCGTCGGGGCCGACGGCGTCACCGAGGCCGCGGTCGTCGGCGACGACGACGGGAAGATCGTCGCGTACGTGACGACTCGGGGCGACATCGACCCCGATGAATCCCTCCGCGAGACGATCGGCGAGCGGCTGGCGCAGGCGGTCGGCGACGTGGCGCGCCCCGACCGGATCGTGTTCACCCCTGACCTCCCGAAGACGCGGTCCGGGAAGATCATGCGCCGCCTTCTGGAGGACATCGCGCGCGGTGACGAGTTTGGCGACGTGAGCGCCCTCCGCAACCCCGAGGTCGTCGGCGAGATCGAGTCGGCGGTTCGCGAGGAGTAA
- a CDS encoding bacterio-opsin activator domain-containing protein gives MVEGLDAEEYEALVTGAETYRAALVVRLGGEAGLRTGEITCVTPGHLRETEGDADLSLLAVPSDDTEGETKAGDDPETEGAPRDHSGIDRETAIPASLAAELRRYAESADLRESEPFVDVSPRRVQMIVSETAEHAAARTDGLVDPDVTPRDLRRTFARRLLVDRGVDPHAVREAGGWETMATLDGYLGALDGDAIAEAIAGDRAGSSDGPAAESAPTTLGGFEALADGDDRKTPLATVPGGVVEADRWAEAWVARGMGDRDRVEIAGAAGADRETLVDRGATADGPCRDAVEAGEPVATEGSPATAGRPAIAVPVRYRDVTHGALCVVAGGEPPVSPVSPAERREIAALGRCLGWAVTAGRWRDLLHSDAVTEVEFHTGDEGAFLSRASAALGCRIDLASTVAVDDDASRFYLSVEGARPQALADAVAGASGVSDLRVIETREDGCDVSVRVEGGSAVRALTEHGATVRDATAEDGRVRVVADLPEGADVRPVADGFRATFADARLASKESVARPARSEDSLRDGVAERFTDRQWAALSAAYHGGYFDWPRGSTAEEVADAMDVSSPTFHNHLRKAQRRLLDELFEDGRRARRLDQG, from the coding sequence ATGGTCGAGGGACTTGACGCCGAGGAGTATGAGGCGCTCGTGACCGGGGCGGAGACGTACCGCGCCGCGCTGGTCGTCCGTCTCGGCGGCGAGGCGGGGCTCCGAACTGGCGAGATTACGTGCGTCACCCCGGGACACCTCCGTGAGACGGAAGGCGACGCGGATCTCTCCCTCCTCGCGGTTCCATCGGACGACACGGAAGGGGAAACCAAAGCGGGCGACGATCCCGAGACGGAGGGCGCACCACGGGACCACAGCGGGATCGACCGCGAAACGGCGATTCCGGCGTCACTGGCAGCCGAGCTGCGGCGGTACGCAGAGAGCGCCGACCTCCGCGAGTCGGAGCCATTCGTCGACGTGTCGCCCCGCCGCGTCCAGATGATCGTGAGCGAGACCGCAGAGCACGCGGCCGCGCGGACCGACGGCCTCGTCGACCCCGACGTGACCCCGCGAGATCTCCGACGGACCTTCGCGCGACGACTCCTCGTCGACCGCGGCGTCGACCCCCACGCGGTTCGCGAGGCCGGCGGCTGGGAGACGATGGCGACGCTCGACGGTTACCTCGGGGCGCTCGACGGGGACGCAATCGCCGAGGCGATCGCCGGCGATCGGGCCGGGTCCTCGGACGGACCGGCGGCAGAATCTGCGCCCACCACCCTTGGCGGGTTCGAGGCGCTCGCCGACGGAGACGACCGGAAGACGCCCCTCGCGACGGTTCCCGGCGGCGTAGTTGAGGCCGATCGCTGGGCCGAGGCGTGGGTCGCCCGCGGGATGGGGGACCGAGACCGCGTCGAGATCGCGGGCGCGGCCGGGGCCGACCGAGAGACCCTCGTCGATCGCGGTGCGACCGCCGACGGTCCGTGTCGTGACGCGGTCGAGGCGGGAGAGCCGGTCGCGACCGAGGGATCGCCCGCGACCGCGGGTCGACCGGCGATCGCGGTTCCCGTTCGGTACCGCGACGTGACGCACGGCGCGCTGTGCGTCGTTGCCGGCGGAGAGCCGCCAGTCTCTCCCGTCTCGCCGGCCGAGCGCCGGGAGATCGCGGCGCTCGGCCGGTGCCTCGGGTGGGCCGTGACTGCGGGGCGCTGGCGCGACCTGCTCCACTCCGACGCGGTGACCGAGGTGGAGTTCCACACCGGCGACGAGGGTGCGTTCCTCTCCCGCGCGAGCGCGGCGCTCGGCTGTCGGATCGATCTGGCCTCGACGGTGGCGGTCGACGACGACGCCTCTCGCTTCTACCTCTCCGTCGAAGGGGCGCGCCCGCAGGCGCTGGCCGACGCAGTCGCGGGTGCGTCCGGCGTCTCGGATCTCCGCGTGATCGAGACCCGAGAAGACGGTTGCGACGTGTCCGTGCGCGTGGAGGGCGGGTCGGCGGTCCGAGCGCTCACCGAGCACGGCGCGACCGTTCGCGACGCGACCGCGGAGGACGGGCGGGTCAGGGTCGTCGCAGACCTTCCGGAAGGCGCCGATGTCCGCCCCGTCGCCGACGGGTTCCGGGCTACCTTCGCCGACGCGCGACTCGCGAGCAAGGAGTCTGTCGCGCGGCCGGCCCGTAGCGAGGACTCGTTGCGAGACGGAGTCGCGGAACGGTTCACCGACCGCCAGTGGGCCGCGCTGTCGGCTGCGTACCACGGCGGATATTTCGACTGGCCGCGCGGGAGCACCGCCGAGGAGGTCGCCGACGCCATGGACGTCTCCTCGCCGACGTTTCACAATCACCTCCGGAAGGCCCAACGCAGACTGCTCGACGAGCTCTTCGAGGACGGCCGGCGGGCCCGTCGCCTCGATCAGGGGTGA
- the acs gene encoding acetate--CoA ligase, which translates to MTEGDGQLEARLAEQEVFEPPESFVEQANVSDSGVYDEFEENWPECWEGAADLLDWESDYDQVLDDSNPPFYEWFTGGELNASANCLDRHLDDRGDEVAIEWIGEPVDEDDRSYTYAELHREVNEFAAALRDQGVEEDDVVTMYMPMIPELPIAMLACARIGAPHSVVFAGFSADALATRMNSAESEYLVTCDGYYRRGDPLDHLDKANQGLAGVEHDTTTVVVDRLGPNGDDFGHDLGDDQIDYGDLVADHEGAEVDPVTRDAEDMLFLMYTSGTTGKPKGVKHTTGGYLSWVSWTSQSVLDIKPDDTYFCSADIGWITGHSYIVYGPLSLGTTTMMYEGTPDHPERDRLWEIVDEYDATQLYTAPTAIRAFMKWGAKYPDAHDLSSLRLLGTVGEPINPRAWKWYYKHIGDEECPIVDTWWQTETGGMMITTLPGIKDMKPGAAGPPLPGLDVQILDTLGDEVEPGKAGYLTVQKPWPGMLRTLYNNDERYIDEYWAEYSDTDSDDPDDWVYFPEDGAKIDEDGYITVLGRVDDVLNVSGHRLGTMEIESAIVGVEGVAEAAVVGGNHDIKGEAVYAYVTTEDGYEGNDELRDAIITGVEDAIGPIARPEQVVFTPDLPKTRSGKIMRRLLENIADGEELGNTSTLRNPEIVEEIQQKAKGE; encoded by the coding sequence ATGACAGAGGGAGACGGTCAACTTGAAGCGAGATTAGCAGAGCAGGAGGTGTTCGAGCCGCCGGAGTCCTTCGTTGAGCAGGCGAACGTCTCGGATTCCGGCGTCTACGACGAGTTCGAGGAGAACTGGCCAGAGTGCTGGGAGGGGGCGGCTGACCTGCTCGACTGGGAATCCGACTACGACCAGGTGCTCGACGACAGCAACCCTCCCTTCTACGAGTGGTTCACGGGCGGCGAGCTGAACGCGTCGGCCAACTGCCTCGACCGACACCTCGACGACCGCGGCGACGAGGTCGCCATCGAGTGGATCGGTGAGCCCGTCGACGAGGACGACCGGTCGTACACCTACGCGGAGCTGCACCGCGAGGTAAACGAGTTCGCGGCCGCGCTCCGCGATCAGGGCGTCGAGGAGGACGACGTGGTGACGATGTACATGCCGATGATTCCGGAGCTGCCGATCGCGATGCTGGCGTGCGCCCGAATCGGCGCGCCCCACAGCGTCGTGTTCGCCGGATTCTCGGCGGACGCGCTCGCGACGCGGATGAACTCCGCGGAGTCGGAGTACCTCGTCACCTGCGACGGCTACTACCGCCGCGGCGATCCCCTCGACCACCTCGACAAGGCGAACCAAGGGCTCGCGGGCGTCGAGCACGACACGACCACGGTCGTCGTCGACCGGCTCGGCCCGAACGGCGACGACTTCGGCCACGACCTAGGCGACGATCAGATCGACTACGGCGACCTCGTCGCGGACCACGAGGGCGCCGAGGTCGACCCGGTCACGCGCGACGCCGAGGACATGCTGTTCCTGATGTACACCTCGGGAACGACCGGGAAGCCGAAGGGCGTGAAACACACGACCGGGGGCTATCTCTCGTGGGTATCGTGGACCTCGCAGTCGGTCCTCGATATCAAGCCGGATGACACGTACTTCTGTTCGGCCGACATCGGCTGGATCACGGGTCACTCGTACATCGTCTACGGGCCGCTCTCGCTCGGGACGACGACGATGATGTACGAGGGGACGCCCGATCACCCGGAGCGCGATCGCCTCTGGGAGATCGTCGACGAGTACGACGCGACCCAACTGTACACCGCACCCACCGCGATCCGCGCGTTCATGAAGTGGGGCGCGAAGTACCCCGACGCCCACGACCTCTCCTCGCTGCGGCTGCTCGGCACGGTCGGCGAGCCGATCAATCCGCGCGCGTGGAAGTGGTACTACAAGCACATCGGCGACGAGGAGTGCCCGATCGTCGACACGTGGTGGCAGACCGAGACCGGCGGGATGATGATCACGACGCTGCCCGGGATCAAGGATATGAAACCGGGCGCCGCGGGGCCGCCGCTCCCGGGCCTCGACGTACAGATCCTCGACACGCTCGGCGACGAGGTCGAGCCGGGGAAGGCCGGCTACCTCACGGTACAGAAACCGTGGCCCGGCATGCTCCGGACGCTGTACAACAACGACGAGCGCTACATCGACGAGTACTGGGCGGAGTACTCCGACACCGACAGCGACGATCCCGACGACTGGGTGTACTTCCCGGAGGACGGCGCCAAGATCGACGAGGACGGGTACATCACCGTTCTCGGCCGCGTCGACGACGTGCTCAACGTCTCGGGCCACCGGCTGGGGACGATGGAGATCGAGTCCGCCATCGTCGGCGTCGAGGGCGTCGCCGAGGCGGCCGTCGTCGGCGGCAACCACGACATCAAAGGTGAGGCCGTCTACGCGTACGTGACCACCGAGGACGGGTACGAGGGCAACGACGAGCTCCGCGACGCGATCATCACGGGCGTCGAAGACGCCATCGGCCCGATCGCCCGGCCGGAGCAGGTCGTGTTCACGCCCGACCTGCCGAAGACCCGATCCGGAAAGATCATGCGCCGCCTGCTTGAGAACATCGCCGACGGGGAAGAGCTGGGTAATACCAGCACGCTCCGGAACCCGGAGATCGTCGAAGAGATCCAGCAGAAGGCCAAGGGCGAGTAG
- a CDS encoding DUF4212 domain-containing protein, which translates to MTDNNSRNSDDAVTDGGVASGAAQKHRQTDYLGAEVNILNPSTPYMRDHLRIVWTGFAIWVLAVWGPVTLTRLAPDVMTTQMPILAFPLHYFLVAFGAPTSALILAFWYSRKRDALDEKYGIDHATVTETESGAEVAAADGGVDE; encoded by the coding sequence ATGACAGATAATAACTCACGAAATTCGGACGACGCGGTCACCGATGGGGGCGTCGCCTCGGGCGCGGCACAGAAGCACCGACAGACCGACTACCTCGGAGCGGAAGTGAACATCCTGAATCCGAGCACGCCGTACATGCGTGATCACCTCCGAATCGTCTGGACGGGATTCGCCATCTGGGTCCTCGCGGTATGGGGCCCGGTGACCCTGACGCGGCTCGCACCCGATGTGATGACGACCCAGATGCCGATCCTTGCGTTCCCGCTCCACTACTTCCTCGTCGCGTTCGGAGCGCCGACCAGCGCGCTGATCCTCGCGTTCTGGTACTCGCGCAAGCGGGACGCGCTTGACGAAAAGTACGGTATCGATCACGCCACTGTCACGGAGACAGAGAGCGGTGCTGAGGTCGCAGCGGCCGACGGAGGGGTAGACGAATGA
- a CDS encoding VC_2705 family sodium/solute symporter, translating to MTGSSALLQSELLPEALDISFKLVPSILVIGMLGLFLTIGYVFRVADTDNMWVAGRSIGNVENGMAIGANWMSAASYLGMAASIALAGFYGLVFVVGWTTGYFILLIFLAAQLRRFGKYTAPDFVGDRFNSDTARAIAAVTTFLIGFVYAIGQAKGMALVGLYIFGNYGAYVPGLDGYQVMVVAMMVVTVGYLTLSGMLGATKNQTVQYTILIFAFVLGLFAVGYTNGYSTVLPQLEYGALISQLGSEFSEPFASSSYYLWVATTFSLIVGTCGLPHVLVRFYTVESERTARWSTVWGLFFICILYWSAPAFAAFGTDLYSQNVNPTYGDPGMTGAASEVIVVLAAQLSNLPEWFVGFVAAGGIAAAIATVAGLFIAGSSAISHDIYTNIINEDATQRQQIFVGRLSIVALGALTTLAALNPASSIAALVGYAFSLAGSVLFPMFFLGMWWENANRQGALAGMTTGLTLWSIPMINQIVPTYIGSLEAPLSAGLAQWMPAIGSALITLPIVFIVTIAVSMATDEPSLETKRIVRQCHSPEPMGQQETAEDVVADGGEEVATDGGRAADDAGADGGRAADDDAATEE from the coding sequence ATGACGGGGAGTTCGGCCCTCCTGCAGAGCGAGCTCCTTCCGGAGGCGCTCGACATCTCGTTCAAGCTGGTGCCGTCGATCCTCGTGATCGGGATGTTGGGGCTGTTCCTCACGATCGGCTACGTCTTCCGCGTGGCCGACACCGATAACATGTGGGTCGCGGGCCGGTCCATCGGGAACGTCGAGAACGGGATGGCGATCGGCGCCAACTGGATGTCGGCGGCGTCCTATCTCGGGATGGCCGCGTCCATCGCGCTGGCCGGCTTCTACGGACTGGTGTTCGTTGTCGGCTGGACGACCGGATACTTCATCCTGCTCATCTTCCTCGCCGCGCAGCTGCGCCGGTTCGGGAAGTACACGGCGCCGGACTTCGTCGGCGATCGATTCAACTCCGACACCGCGCGCGCCATTGCGGCGGTGACGACGTTCCTCATCGGCTTCGTCTACGCCATCGGGCAGGCGAAGGGGATGGCGCTCGTCGGCCTGTACATCTTCGGCAATTACGGGGCGTACGTCCCCGGCTTAGACGGGTACCAGGTGATGGTCGTCGCCATGATGGTTGTCACCGTCGGCTACCTGACGCTGTCCGGCATGCTGGGCGCCACGAAGAACCAGACCGTCCAGTACACCATCCTCATCTTCGCGTTCGTCCTCGGGCTGTTCGCCGTCGGCTACACCAACGGCTACTCCACGGTGTTGCCGCAGCTCGAGTACGGTGCGCTGATCAGTCAGCTCGGCAGCGAGTTTTCCGAGCCGTTCGCGTCCTCGAGCTACTACCTGTGGGTCGCCACGACGTTCTCGCTGATCGTCGGCACCTGCGGGCTGCCGCACGTGCTCGTGCGATTCTACACGGTTGAAAGCGAACGGACGGCCCGCTGGTCGACGGTCTGGGGGCTGTTCTTCATCTGTATCCTGTACTGGAGCGCCCCGGCGTTCGCGGCGTTCGGTACCGACCTCTACTCGCAGAACGTCAACCCGACCTACGGCGATCCCGGGATGACGGGCGCGGCCAGTGAGGTTATCGTCGTGCTGGCGGCGCAGCTATCGAACCTCCCCGAGTGGTTCGTCGGCTTCGTCGCGGCGGGCGGTATCGCCGCCGCGATCGCGACTGTCGCCGGGCTGTTCATCGCCGGCTCGTCGGCCATCAGCCACGACATCTACACGAACATCATCAACGAGGATGCGACACAGCGCCAGCAGATCTTCGTCGGCCGCCTCTCGATCGTCGCGCTGGGCGCGCTGACTACGTTGGCCGCACTCAATCCCGCATCCTCGATCGCCGCGCTCGTGGGATACGCGTTCTCGCTCGCCGGCTCCGTTCTGTTCCCGATGTTCTTCCTGGGTATGTGGTGGGAGAACGCCAACCGACAGGGGGCACTCGCCGGCATGACGACCGGACTGACCCTCTGGTCCATCCCGATGATCAACCAGATCGTTCCGACGTACATCGGCTCGCTTGAGGCGCCGCTGTCGGCGGGGCTGGCCCAGTGGATGCCCGCCATCGGCTCGGCGCTCATCACGCTCCCGATCGTGTTCATCGTCACCATTGCCGTTTCGATGGCGACCGACGAACCGTCGCTCGAAACGAAGCGGATCGTCCGGCAGTGTCACAGCCCCGAGCCGATGGGGCAACAGGAGACTGCCGAGGATGTCGTCGCCGACGGCGGCGAGGAGGTGGCGACTGATGGTGGCCGCGCAGCGGACGACGCGGGCGCCGATGGTGGCCGCGCAGCGGACGACGACGCGGCCACGGAGGAGTAA
- a CDS encoding universal stress protein, with product MYEHILVPTDGSDVAEAAVDHALDLAEKYDAEVHALYVVDIDSVNYSLGTEQVDRLKQGRFDEMGELKEQADEATGVVAERGAERGVAIVEHVSGGRPHKVIGDYAENHDIDLIVMGSHGRAGVRRALLGSVTERTLRSTHVPVLVVDYLDED from the coding sequence ATGTACGAACACATCCTTGTTCCCACAGACGGAAGCGATGTCGCAGAGGCCGCCGTCGACCACGCGCTCGACCTCGCGGAGAAGTACGATGCCGAGGTCCACGCGCTGTACGTGGTCGACATCGACTCCGTAAACTACAGTCTCGGAACCGAACAGGTCGACCGGCTCAAACAGGGCCGGTTTGACGAGATGGGGGAACTGAAAGAACAGGCGGACGAGGCGACCGGCGTGGTCGCCGAGCGCGGAGCCGAACGCGGCGTTGCTATCGTCGAGCACGTCTCGGGCGGTCGGCCGCACAAAGTGATCGGCGACTACGCCGAGAATCACGACATCGACCTCATCGTAATGGGGAGCCACGGGCGCGCCGGCGTCCGGCGAGCGCTGCTCGGGAGCGTCACCGAACGGACGCTACGTTCGACACACGTTCCAGTTCTCGTCGTCGACTACCTCGACGAAGACTGA